From Balaenoptera acutorostrata chromosome 8, mBalAcu1.1, whole genome shotgun sequence, the proteins below share one genomic window:
- the NR4A2 gene encoding nuclear receptor subfamily 4 group A member 2 isoform X1, whose product MPCVQAQYGSSPQGASPASQSYSYHSSGEYSSDFLTPEFVKFSMDLTNTEITATTSLPSFSTFMDNYSTGYDVKPPCLYQMPLSGQQSSIKVEDIQMHNYQQHSHLPPQSEEMMPHSGSVYYKPSSPPTPTTPGFQVQHSPMWDDPGSLHNFHQNYVATTHMIEQRKTPVSRLSLFSFKQSPPGTPVSSCQMRFDGPLHVPMNPEPASSHHVVDGQTFAVPNPIRKPASMGFPGLQIGHASQLLDTQVPSPPSRGSPSNEGLCAVCGDNAACQHYGVRTCEGCKGFFKRTVQKNAKYVCLANKNCPVDKRRRNRCQYCRFQKCLAVGMVKEVVRTDSLKGRRGRLPSKPKSPQEPSPPSPPVSLISALVRAHVDSNPAMTSLDYSRFQANPDYQMSGDDTQHIQQFYDLLTGSMEIIRGWAEKIPGFADLPKADQDLLFESAFLELFVLRLAYRSNPVEGKLIFCNGVVLHRLQCVRGFGEWIDSIVEFSSNLQNMNIDISAFSCIAALAMVTERHGLKEPKRVEELQNKIVNCLKDHVTFNNGGLNRPNYLSKLLGKLPELRTLCTQGLQRIFYLKLEDLVPPPAIIDKLFLDTLPF is encoded by the exons ATGCCTTGTGTTCAGGCGCAGTATGGGTCCTCGCCTCAAGGAGCCAGCCCCGCTTCTCAGAGCTACAGTTACCACTCTTCGGGAGAATACAGCTCCGATTTCTTAACTCCAGAGTTTGTCAAGTTTAGCATGGACCTCACCAACACTGAAATCACTGCCACCACTTCTCTCCCCAGCTTCAGTACCTTTATGGACAACTACAGCACAGGCTACGACGTCAAGCCACCTTGCTTGTACCAAATGCCCCTGTCCGGACAGCAGTCCTCCATTAAGGTAGAAGACATTCAGATGCACAACTACCAGCAACACAGCCACCTGCCCCCCCAGTCCGAGGAGATGATGCCGCACTCCGGGTCGGTTTACTACAAGCCCTCCTCTCCCCCGACGCCCACCACCCCGGGCTTCCAGGTGCAGCACAGCCCCATGTGGGACGACCCAGGCTCCCTCCACAACTTCCACCAGAACTACGTGGCCACCACGCACATGATTGAGCAGAGGAAAACGCCGGTCTCCcgcctctccctcttctcctttaaGCAGTCGCCCCCCGGCACCCCCGTGTCTAGCTGCCAGATGCGCTTCGACGGGCCCCTGCACGTCCCCATGAACCCGGAGCCGGCGAGCAGCCACCACGTGGTGGACGGGCAGACCTTCGCTGTGCCCAACCCCATCCGAAAGCCCGCGTCCATGGGCTTCCCCGGCCTGCAGATCGGCCACGCGTCGCAGCTGCTCGACACGCAGGTGCCCTCGCCGCCGTCGCGGGGCTCCCCTTCCAACGAAGGGCTGTGCGCCGTGTGCGGCGACAACGCGGCCTGCCAGCACTACGGCGTGCGCACCTGTGAGGGCTGCAAAGGGTTCTTTAAG CGCACGGTGCAAAAAAACGCGAAATACGTgtgtttagcaaataaaaactgcCCAGTGGACAAGCGGCGCCGGAATCGCTGTCAGTACTGCAGATTTCAGAAGTGCCTTGCTGTTGGGATGGTCAAAGAAG TGGTTCGCACAGACAGTTTAAAAGGCCGGAGAGGTCGTTTACCTTCGAAACCGAAGAGCCCACAGGAGCCCTCTCCCCCCTCGCCCCCGGTGAGTCTGATCAGTGCCCTCGTCAGGGCCCATGTCGACTCCAACCCGGCTATGACCAGCCTGGACTATTCCAGG TTCCAGGCGAACCCTGACTATCAGATGAGTGGAGATGACACCCAGCATATCCAGCAATTCTATGATCTCCTGACTGGCTCCATGGAGATCATCAGGGGCTGGGCGGAGAAGATCCCGGGCTTCGCTGACCTGCCCAAAGCCGACCAGGACCTGCTTTTCGAATCGGCTTTCTTAGAACTATTTGTGCTGAGATTAGCATACAG GTCGAACCCAGTGGAGGGTAAACTCATCTTTTGCAATGGGGTGGTCTTGCACAGGTTGCAATGCGTTCGTGGCTTTGGGGAATGGATTGATTCCATTGTTGAATTCTCCTCCAACTTGCAGAATATGAACATCGACATTTCTGCCTTCTCCTGCATTGCTGCCCTGGCTATGGTCACAG AGAGACACGGTCTCAAGGAACCCAAGAGAGTGGAGGAGCTGCAAAACAAGATTGTAAATTGTCTCAAAGACCATGTGACTTTCAATAATGGGGGCTTGAACCGCCCCAACTATTTGTCCAAACTGTTGGGGAAGCTTCCAGAACTCCGTACGCTTTGCACGCAGGGGCTACAGCGCATTTTCTACCTGAAACTGGAAGATTTGGTACCACCACCAGCAATAATTGACAAACTTTTCCTGGACACTTTACCTTTCTAA
- the NR4A2 gene encoding nuclear receptor subfamily 4 group A member 2 isoform X3 yields MDNYSTGYDVKPPCLYQMPLSGQQSSIKVEDIQMHNYQQHSHLPPQSEEMMPHSGSVYYKPSSPPTPTTPGFQVQHSPMWDDPGSLHNFHQNYVATTHMIEQRKTPVSRLSLFSFKQSPPGTPVSSCQMRFDGPLHVPMNPEPASSHHVVDGQTFAVPNPIRKPASMGFPGLQIGHASQLLDTQVPSPPSRGSPSNEGLCAVCGDNAACQHYGVRTCEGCKGFFKRTVQKNAKYVCLANKNCPVDKRRRNRCQYCRFQKCLAVGMVKEVVRTDSLKGRRGRLPSKPKSPQEPSPPSPPVSLISALVRAHVDSNPAMTSLDYSRFQANPDYQMSGDDTQHIQQFYDLLTGSMEIIRGWAEKIPGFADLPKADQDLLFESAFLELFVLRLAYRSNPVEGKLIFCNGVVLHRLQCVRGFGEWIDSIVEFSSNLQNMNIDISAFSCIAALAMVTERHGLKEPKRVEELQNKIVNCLKDHVTFNNGGLNRPNYLSKLLGKLPELRTLCTQGLQRIFYLKLEDLVPPPAIIDKLFLDTLPF; encoded by the exons ATGGACAACTACAGCACAGGCTACGACGTCAAGCCACCTTGCTTGTACCAAATGCCCCTGTCCGGACAGCAGTCCTCCATTAAGGTAGAAGACATTCAGATGCACAACTACCAGCAACACAGCCACCTGCCCCCCCAGTCCGAGGAGATGATGCCGCACTCCGGGTCGGTTTACTACAAGCCCTCCTCTCCCCCGACGCCCACCACCCCGGGCTTCCAGGTGCAGCACAGCCCCATGTGGGACGACCCAGGCTCCCTCCACAACTTCCACCAGAACTACGTGGCCACCACGCACATGATTGAGCAGAGGAAAACGCCGGTCTCCcgcctctccctcttctcctttaaGCAGTCGCCCCCCGGCACCCCCGTGTCTAGCTGCCAGATGCGCTTCGACGGGCCCCTGCACGTCCCCATGAACCCGGAGCCGGCGAGCAGCCACCACGTGGTGGACGGGCAGACCTTCGCTGTGCCCAACCCCATCCGAAAGCCCGCGTCCATGGGCTTCCCCGGCCTGCAGATCGGCCACGCGTCGCAGCTGCTCGACACGCAGGTGCCCTCGCCGCCGTCGCGGGGCTCCCCTTCCAACGAAGGGCTGTGCGCCGTGTGCGGCGACAACGCGGCCTGCCAGCACTACGGCGTGCGCACCTGTGAGGGCTGCAAAGGGTTCTTTAAG CGCACGGTGCAAAAAAACGCGAAATACGTgtgtttagcaaataaaaactgcCCAGTGGACAAGCGGCGCCGGAATCGCTGTCAGTACTGCAGATTTCAGAAGTGCCTTGCTGTTGGGATGGTCAAAGAAG TGGTTCGCACAGACAGTTTAAAAGGCCGGAGAGGTCGTTTACCTTCGAAACCGAAGAGCCCACAGGAGCCCTCTCCCCCCTCGCCCCCGGTGAGTCTGATCAGTGCCCTCGTCAGGGCCCATGTCGACTCCAACCCGGCTATGACCAGCCTGGACTATTCCAGG TTCCAGGCGAACCCTGACTATCAGATGAGTGGAGATGACACCCAGCATATCCAGCAATTCTATGATCTCCTGACTGGCTCCATGGAGATCATCAGGGGCTGGGCGGAGAAGATCCCGGGCTTCGCTGACCTGCCCAAAGCCGACCAGGACCTGCTTTTCGAATCGGCTTTCTTAGAACTATTTGTGCTGAGATTAGCATACAG GTCGAACCCAGTGGAGGGTAAACTCATCTTTTGCAATGGGGTGGTCTTGCACAGGTTGCAATGCGTTCGTGGCTTTGGGGAATGGATTGATTCCATTGTTGAATTCTCCTCCAACTTGCAGAATATGAACATCGACATTTCTGCCTTCTCCTGCATTGCTGCCCTGGCTATGGTCACAG AGAGACACGGTCTCAAGGAACCCAAGAGAGTGGAGGAGCTGCAAAACAAGATTGTAAATTGTCTCAAAGACCATGTGACTTTCAATAATGGGGGCTTGAACCGCCCCAACTATTTGTCCAAACTGTTGGGGAAGCTTCCAGAACTCCGTACGCTTTGCACGCAGGGGCTACAGCGCATTTTCTACCTGAAACTGGAAGATTTGGTACCACCACCAGCAATAATTGACAAACTTTTCCTGGACACTTTACCTTTCTAA
- the NR4A2 gene encoding nuclear receptor subfamily 4 group A member 2 isoform X2 → MPCVQAQYGSSPQGASPASQSYSYHSSGEYSSDFLTPEFVKFSMDLTNTEITATTSLPSFSTFMDNYSTGYDVKPPCLYQMPLSGQQSSIKVEDIQMHNYQQHSHLPPQSEEMMPHSGSVYYKPSSPPTPTTPGFQVQHSPMWDDPGSLHNFHQNYVATTHMIEQRKTPVSRLSLFSFKQSPPGTPVSSCQMRFDGPLHVPMNPEPASSHHVVDGQTFAVPNPIRKPASMGFPGLQIGHASQLLDTQVPSPPSRGSPSNEGLCAVCGDNAACQHYGVRTCEGCKGFFKRTVQKNAKYVCLANKNCPVDKRRRNRCQYCRFQKCLAVGMVKEVVRTDSLKGRRGRLPSKPKSPQEPSPPSPPFQANPDYQMSGDDTQHIQQFYDLLTGSMEIIRGWAEKIPGFADLPKADQDLLFESAFLELFVLRLAYRSNPVEGKLIFCNGVVLHRLQCVRGFGEWIDSIVEFSSNLQNMNIDISAFSCIAALAMVTERHGLKEPKRVEELQNKIVNCLKDHVTFNNGGLNRPNYLSKLLGKLPELRTLCTQGLQRIFYLKLEDLVPPPAIIDKLFLDTLPF, encoded by the exons ATGCCTTGTGTTCAGGCGCAGTATGGGTCCTCGCCTCAAGGAGCCAGCCCCGCTTCTCAGAGCTACAGTTACCACTCTTCGGGAGAATACAGCTCCGATTTCTTAACTCCAGAGTTTGTCAAGTTTAGCATGGACCTCACCAACACTGAAATCACTGCCACCACTTCTCTCCCCAGCTTCAGTACCTTTATGGACAACTACAGCACAGGCTACGACGTCAAGCCACCTTGCTTGTACCAAATGCCCCTGTCCGGACAGCAGTCCTCCATTAAGGTAGAAGACATTCAGATGCACAACTACCAGCAACACAGCCACCTGCCCCCCCAGTCCGAGGAGATGATGCCGCACTCCGGGTCGGTTTACTACAAGCCCTCCTCTCCCCCGACGCCCACCACCCCGGGCTTCCAGGTGCAGCACAGCCCCATGTGGGACGACCCAGGCTCCCTCCACAACTTCCACCAGAACTACGTGGCCACCACGCACATGATTGAGCAGAGGAAAACGCCGGTCTCCcgcctctccctcttctcctttaaGCAGTCGCCCCCCGGCACCCCCGTGTCTAGCTGCCAGATGCGCTTCGACGGGCCCCTGCACGTCCCCATGAACCCGGAGCCGGCGAGCAGCCACCACGTGGTGGACGGGCAGACCTTCGCTGTGCCCAACCCCATCCGAAAGCCCGCGTCCATGGGCTTCCCCGGCCTGCAGATCGGCCACGCGTCGCAGCTGCTCGACACGCAGGTGCCCTCGCCGCCGTCGCGGGGCTCCCCTTCCAACGAAGGGCTGTGCGCCGTGTGCGGCGACAACGCGGCCTGCCAGCACTACGGCGTGCGCACCTGTGAGGGCTGCAAAGGGTTCTTTAAG CGCACGGTGCAAAAAAACGCGAAATACGTgtgtttagcaaataaaaactgcCCAGTGGACAAGCGGCGCCGGAATCGCTGTCAGTACTGCAGATTTCAGAAGTGCCTTGCTGTTGGGATGGTCAAAGAAG TGGTTCGCACAGACAGTTTAAAAGGCCGGAGAGGTCGTTTACCTTCGAAACCGAAGAGCCCACAGGAGCCCTCTCCCCCCTCGCCCCCG TTCCAGGCGAACCCTGACTATCAGATGAGTGGAGATGACACCCAGCATATCCAGCAATTCTATGATCTCCTGACTGGCTCCATGGAGATCATCAGGGGCTGGGCGGAGAAGATCCCGGGCTTCGCTGACCTGCCCAAAGCCGACCAGGACCTGCTTTTCGAATCGGCTTTCTTAGAACTATTTGTGCTGAGATTAGCATACAG GTCGAACCCAGTGGAGGGTAAACTCATCTTTTGCAATGGGGTGGTCTTGCACAGGTTGCAATGCGTTCGTGGCTTTGGGGAATGGATTGATTCCATTGTTGAATTCTCCTCCAACTTGCAGAATATGAACATCGACATTTCTGCCTTCTCCTGCATTGCTGCCCTGGCTATGGTCACAG AGAGACACGGTCTCAAGGAACCCAAGAGAGTGGAGGAGCTGCAAAACAAGATTGTAAATTGTCTCAAAGACCATGTGACTTTCAATAATGGGGGCTTGAACCGCCCCAACTATTTGTCCAAACTGTTGGGGAAGCTTCCAGAACTCCGTACGCTTTGCACGCAGGGGCTACAGCGCATTTTCTACCTGAAACTGGAAGATTTGGTACCACCACCAGCAATAATTGACAAACTTTTCCTGGACACTTTACCTTTCTAA